The genomic DNA TGTTGGTGTGATCCGCACTACCAGTGCAGCGGAGATGCAAAGCAGTGTGTGCCAGCCGACAGATGACTTCTGACCGGTCAGGCCAGTTGTTCGCGAATCCGCCGATCCAGTTGCGACTGGTCGGCGGCGAATGCGGCGAGACCAGCCAATGTCATCAGGCTGTCGATCGCAAGGCTTCCGTCACGGATTCGTTCCTGCCAATGGGCGTGGACGGGGACCTTGCCTTCGTCGGCGATCGTTTGCAGTTGTTCTTGTGTCATCTGCGGAAACAGATCGTCGATACCGTGATCGACAGCCAGTTGGCGTAACTGATGTGGCGTTAGGCTTTGCTTCTCGGCTGCGGCTCCGACGAACTGCCGTTCCAAGTCGGTGACGTCCCACAGTTTATCGACGCTCACAGATTCTCGATCGACATTTGGGGCGAGTTCGGCCGCATGTACATGTTGCAGTTGACTCTGCCACGGATCGTACAAAACATCCATTGCTTGGCGAGCAACATCCGGTGGCATCGTGATCACATCGATTCCGGCAAGAAGCGGCAGTTGAGTCGCATCGCGCAGACTTGCAGCGATCTGTCGCGTCCGCCTGGTGGGCTTGTTTTCCGAACATGCGGAAATTGCCGCCTGACTCGCCAACGCTGTTTTTTCGCCGATAAACTCACCACTCCCCAGGTCATTCGCTTCGATGTAGGAGTTCAAACGGCCAAGGAAGACGTTCACGAAAGCGGGCCGTGCGAATTGGGTGGCGAGATAGTTTTGGCGAGCGCTAAAACCAAGGGTGCAGTTCACGCGGATCCCCTCGCCACTCAACTGCTTGATCGCAACCAGTCCAGCGGGCGTCAGCGGAATCTTGACGACAAAATTCTCCGGACAAACTTTGTGGCATCGTCGTGCGTACGCAAGCGTCGATTCGAGATCGTTTGCGACGTCCGTGTGCAGCTCGACACTCACATCGCACTGAAACCTATCGACTAGCTTCAACGCGTGACGCACGTTGAGGATGAACGCGATTTCCCGGACGCGAGCAGTCTCGGAAATTCCGGGCAACAGCTTCGCCGCTTCGGGGACTAAGTGGTCGTAGTTTCCACGTTGTATCTCTTGATTCAAGAGCGAATTGTTTGTTGTTAGCCCACTGAACTGAGCATTCCAAAGCGAATCGATCGTGGTAATGTCTCCGCTGTCGATCCACAACTGCGTTTCGGTAGGGTTTATCCTTTTCCAAAAGGCACCGTCAGCTGTCGCCCGTAGGGAATCATCCGATCGAATGTCTCTACCGATAAACTCCGCGATCTGTTTCGCTTGTTCGGTATCGGGGTGAATGGTTTCGGTTACCGTTCCCGTCGGATGCGTATTGGTTGACATTGGAATTCACTCTTCCGATTTGTAGTTTGAACCAGCGCGACGTCCACCTCCGCATTTTGTTCCGCGTGACATTGGCGATCTTTGCAGGGCTCGTGATGGAGCATTGCAAACCCCGCACCCTTGTGGTGCGAATTTGACAAAAGGCCGGGAGCAATTGTCTGGACGACGGATCGTCTGTCTTTAATGGAGGGAGAGCCTTCCACTTGGTGTGAGCGGACTCCAACCGACATGGTTGATTAAAGCGCAGTCGGGTGATCGATTAGCGTCATCGCAGCAGGCCTGACAGATATTCGGGTTCATATCGCGATCGATTCCAGACACGTAGCTCGATCCCAGGCGGGGGCCGCTGACTGCGAGACTGTTACTGGAATAGACCCCACGCGACCAAAGCGACCATGGCAACCGAAAAGAAGATCGCGACGCCGGCCAGCAGACCATCCTTCGAAAGCACTGCGAGTGCAAAGGTCGCGATCGCAGCGCCCGCGACGTTGGCACTCATCGGGACAAACTCCAACAGTGGCGTCGTCAATGCGATCAGAATGCATGCGATCGCGACGATGCCGCCGCCGGCGTGACGCAACAGCCATGAATAGCGAGGCTTTGTGATGCGGTCCAATCGTTGTGCCCACGGCATGATGTGATCGATCATTGTGTGGACGCGTTTGCTGCGGATTTTGCGGCGCTCGATCCACAGAGGAACCCAAACATGTTTCCGACCGATCAAAATCTGCGCGGCGACGATTACGATCAGAACCCCTAACACCACCGGAACGCCAGGGATATCGGCAGGGCCGGGGGCCATCATGATCAATCCGATGGTTAATAAGATCGGTGCAAATGAATGCTGTCCTGCCGCATCCAATGCGTTGCCAAACGAGATCGTCTCTTGCTCTTTCGTTAGTGAATCGATACGACGCAAGATCGTACTCAAAGGTGCATTGGGCACGTTTTGTTCTGCGCGATGGGACCGCCGAATCGTCGATTGATACGAACGTTCGCTCATCATCTGCTCCCGTGTGCGAGACTCGTGCGACGCACAGGATCTCTAATTTCGAGTGTTCAATGTCGGGAGAGCTCTTGGGCGTCACACGCTTGCTGGTGAAAGGTTTTCACAAACTGCAGCTTCCATACCGAGTGGATGGAGGATCGTGACGGGCAAATCAAAAGTGCGGCGATATTCCCGTAGTTCGACGATTCGCAGTTGGCATTTCGCGCGATGCGGCGATGCTCCGGATGGCTATTCGGTCGCGGCGATATCTTGGAGGTCGAGCCGGTAGAGGATTTGGTTGTAATTGTGTCGCGGTGTACCTTGTTTTGTTCCTGAAAACGTCTTGGTGTAGGTCGCTTCGAACAACAACATCGCGGAACCCGGCGCAGTAAACTTGGGATGTAGCTTCGGATTGTAGAAAGTGTAATCGTCGTGTGTTACGACGTGGACCGCGTCGGTCCAAGGGCCTGTCGGCGCATCGGCTTCGGCATACCAGATTTCCCCCAACAGCGACGTTTGCCCGCCGTGCTGCGTAAAAATCGCGACCCACTTTTTGCGATATTCGTTCCAAGCGATCGAGCCGCGATGCGGGCGAACCTGTTTCTCCGACTCGCCAGCTCTAGTTGCAACTGTCGTTTGTGGCGTGATCGACTGCCATTGGCTCCGATCGAGCAACGCTTCGTAAGTCGCCGGGATCTTGAGTGTTGGGAATGGATCGCCGAACAACACCCAATCCCCGCCTGCCGGATCGGTCCAGCGAGTTGAATGTCCGTGCGGAACCATTGGCGGATCTGGTGTCGCGTCGGACCGTCGCCAAAGCACCTTTGTTGGTTCGAAGTTAGCAGAGGTTTCGTCCCAGGTGCAGAATCCAATTTCGTAGACGGCTAACGGGGGTACGATCTTCGAATAGGTGGCCACAAGCTGCGGCTGCCCCTCGCGGTTGGGAAGACTGACGTAGCCGCCGAGCCAGGTCGGCCCGTCCCCAGGCATCACCGCGATGTTGCGCGGCGTTTGCGTCTCGTCGACAACGTAGTCATAACGCAGTCGGATTGGCGGCTCGAAGGTCTGCAATGGTTGCGGTTCGGTGGTCGCTCCGATCGTGTGAAATCGACCCAGCGGATGTTGGGGTAAAGTCGTGTCGCCCCAGCCCCAATGCAGGCGGCCGTCGTGTAACGCGGTTTGCACAGAATCACAGCCGAGAATACCTTGATCGCGCCAGTCGAGTTCGGTTCCAAGTTTCTGGCATTCTGAAAACAGACCGCCTCCGGTGATTCGCCCCAGTCGCTTCGCAGGCAATTGACGCTGGACCTCGACAGTCAGCGTGGCACCGGGCTGTGGTCGTAGTCGAACTCCGCGATAGCCAAAAACATCTGGGGGCACGGAGTACCCATGTCCGCGAACATGGAACCAGGTTTCGGTAGCCAGCAGTTCGGGCAGCTCGAAAGCGATCACCCCGGCGTTGTCCGACACAAAGCGAACACCGTGTGTCGTAGTCAGTTCGACTAGCGGAACCGGCCAACCGTTGGACTTGTCAATGATCTCGATCCGGCAGGGCTTGATTGCCAGCAGCGGCGTCTCGCTTCCCACCAGCAAGAGAACCACAATCCAAGCACTGTGACGCAAATTCATCGCGATCGACATCGACAGACTCCCATGCATGTTTCCGCGTCAATGTGGTGGAGCTTCACGCAACGCTCCGCACGGGCGGTGGGACAATTGTAGTCACACTCCCCGATGGAGATCGAACTGTTGATAGTCCCAAGGCAGACCGAGCAAAGGGTTACTCCCGCATCGGGCGGCAGAATGATCGGGCGGCAGGATGATTGCGGCAGGATGATTGCGGCAGGATGATTGCGGCAGGATGATTGCGGCAGGATGATTGCGGCAGGATGATTGCGGCAGGATGATTGCGGCAGGATGATTGCGGCAGGATGATTGCGGCAGGATGATTGCGGCAGGACAGGTAAACACTGGGTATGCAATCGAGCACGCTGGTTGAGTATTTCGTGGATGTCATCATCGAACGCCTTTCGCATCTGTTGCTTCAGCCGCGACAGCGGCGGCAGCATTTAGCTGCGGGTATAAACCCGCAGACCACTGTCAGGCGAGATTCCTGTCGACCCGGACGACTGGGGATGTCGCTTCGCATTCGCGCAACCTGATCCGCGAGACCTGGTATTCGATTCGTTGGGCGCGTTCGTAAGTCGTTACGCAGAAACAGCTTGTGAACCAATGGTGTTGTGCCTGTCCTTTTCTCGAGCGTTCCATCGGGGGATTCCAATCCCCTGCTGTGGATTCTGGCCTTTCGCTGAGGAATCGCGGGGGGCAATGGTCGCGGTCGGTAGGGTTCCGGTGCCGATTCGCTGCATTGTGATGCGTCGATTCCCGTCGTAAGTCTCATGATGGCAGTGACTTGCGTGACGCTGGTCGAGATGCCTGTCCTTTTGCTAATCACTTTTGTATCTGTTGCTTCAGCCGCGATAGCGGCGGCAGCTCACTGTGGCAATGTGCGTGGCGGCCGGGACGACTGGGGATGTCGCTTCGCATTCGCGCAGCCGGAGCCGCGAGACCCGGCATTCGATTCGTTGGTTGGGACCGTAAGTTGTTACGCTGAAACAGCTTGTGAACCAATGGTGTTGTGCCTGTCCTTTTCCCGAGTGTTCCAACGGGGGATTCCATTCCCCTGCTGTGGATTCTTGCCTTTCGCTGAGGAATCGCGGGGGGGAATGGACGCGGTCGGTAGGGTTGCGGGGCCGATTCGCTGTCGTTTGATGCATCGCATCCCGTCGTAAATCTCATGATGGCAGGGACTTGCGTGACGCTGGTTGAGATGCCTGTCCTTTTGCTTGATCACGGATCAGGGGCTCTCCGGGGGGGGCGGGCCGACATGGGCTTGAGGGCGGTGACTGGCCAGGTTGGTGGGGGGAGGACTTGCGGAGTGGGGACGCAGCGATTCTACTGTTGTGATTGAGTCTCAGTTGCAGCTACCAAGCAAGCCCGGGCCGATGGTTTCCCTCCGTCGTTTTCCCTTCGCCAGCCAGGAACGCGTCAACGCCCCAACCCGCTGACCCACCTACCGATCTAGGGAACCCCACCGATGCGCAAACGGTCTATCCGTTCTGGCTTTACGCTCGTTGAATTGCTTGTTGTGATCGCCATCATTGGCATTCTGGTTGGCTTGTTGTTGCCAGCCGTGCAAGCTGCTCGCGAAGCCGCTCGCCGGATGCAGTGTACCAACAATGTTCGCCAAATCGGTTTGGCGTGCCATAACTACCACTCCACTCTCCGCCGTATGCCTCCGGGACGTCTCGTCTATGACGGCACCAGTTCAGCCGGTGCCCCGACGAAGGTTGTTACCGGTTTTCTTGCGATGCTGCTGCCTTATATGGAAGGCTCCAACCTGCACGACATCTATGATCAAACCTACGGGTTTGATGATGTCGCCAACCAGACAGCAGTCAACATGGAGGTGCCCGCCTTCACCTGTCCGTCGACTCCCGGCGATCGCACGATGCCGATCTACGCAGGATGGAACATGGGCTGGACAACCGATCCGGCAGCACTCGATCCCAATCTGACCGGCTTCGAGACTTCCTACCAAGGCGTTCGCGGAATCCATCGTTTGCAAGGCGATCCGCTGGTCAGTGGCTTCGATTCGGACTGTGGAATTCTCAACGAGACGGGGAGCCGGTTTGCGGACATCACCGACGGGACAAGCAACACGCTGCTGCTGTTTGAAATGACTGGCAAGCCAAGCCATTGGTTGCTCGGCAAACAACAGCCCTCGGTAACAAACGCTCAGTTCTACGCTTACGGACCTTGGGCAGGAAACAATGGTATTGGGATCTATAACTGGTCCGACGACGGTTTGAGCAAGGGCTGCAACACCTGCACCAAATACATTAACGTCGACAACACCGCCTCGCCGTACGGGTTTCATCCCGGAGTTGTCGCAATCGTCTTAGCCGATGGTTCGACTCGCACACTCGCCGAAACCGTCGATGCCGAGATCTTCATCAACTTATGCCGTAAACAAGACGGCAACGTCGTCGGCGACTATTAGTCCAGCGCCGTTGGTTCTTTGCCAGTTGCAGCGGCGAGATTAGGATCGATGATCCGCCGCGTTTGCCAGCGAGTATCGACACCTTAGCTCCCCGTACTGCGCCCGAGTTCCGATCCCCTGAGCTCCGCAAAGCTCCTCTCCTGCTCGCGTTGTAGCAATCAATCGTCTCGTCGAAACAACAGTTGTCTTGACAAGTGTTGTTCTGCGGTGCATGATGCCGTAATGGCAACTCCCACAAACTCTCCAACGTCGCAGAAAGTCGGCTTCGATTCCCCGGAGCAGGAGGTTTTCCTGCAGCTGTGGCGTACGTACGACTGCCTCAAAACGCTCGAAGAGCAGCTGTTTGCCCAGCACGATCTCTCCCCGCAGCAATACAACGCGCTCCGCTTGCTGCAGCAGGTCGCTCCCGCAGGAATGCAGACGATGGAGCTGGGTCGGCAGCTGATATCCCGCGCTCCCGACACGACGCGGATGTTGGATCGGCTGCAGAAACGAGGGCTGGTCGCGCGAAACCGCCGGGCCGAGAACCGCCGTGTTGTTGAGATCGCACTTACCGAAGCGGGACATGCATTGTTGGCGGAGCTATCCGGTTCGGTGCTGCAAATGCATCATCAGCAATTGGGGCATCTGGACGCGTCGCAGCGCGGCGACTTGATCGACCTACTGAAGCGGGCGCGGCGTCCGCACGAAGATTCCAGTTGTGATTGGTTGGAAGACGGAACGTAAATCGGGCGGCGGCCAAACCGTCGGCGTTACCAAGGGCCTCATGAAAAGGGTTTTGAATGTCGTTTCGATCGATGACAAAGATGTGGCCCTTTGCGCTATGGCTGGCCGTCTTCTATTGCTGCTGGTTGGGCCTTGTCGCTTGGGGTGACGATTGGTCGACAGTCATCTCGCATTGGCCGATCGCGATGGCGATGGCATTGGGATCGTACGTTGCCGGATCGACTCCGATGGGCGGCGGGACAGTCGGGTTTCCGGTGCTCGTGTTGTGGTTCGATATGCCAGGATCGTTGGGACGCAACTTTGGACTCGCGGTTCAATCGATCGGAATGGTCTCGGCGAGCATCTATATCCTCAACGCCCGTCGTCCGATCGATTGGGCATTGCTGAGGCCCGCGCTGCTGGGCGCATTGATCGGGACGCCGCTAGGTGCTTGGTTGGTCGCTCCCTATGTTCCCGATCTGTGGATCAAGCTGACGTTTGCCGTCGTCTGGTGCAGTTTTGGGATCATGCACCTGATCAAAATCCGCGAACTTGTCGCGACCGAAGGAGTCAGTGACCGCTGGCGGCACCTGGATCGATGGATTGGACTAGGCGTTGGATTCACCGGCGGTATCATCGCGTCGCTGACCGGCGTCGGGATCGATATGTTCGTC from Rosistilla oblonga includes the following:
- a CDS encoding DUF1559 domain-containing protein, which translates into the protein MRKRSIRSGFTLVELLVVIAIIGILVGLLLPAVQAAREAARRMQCTNNVRQIGLACHNYHSTLRRMPPGRLVYDGTSSAGAPTKVVTGFLAMLLPYMEGSNLHDIYDQTYGFDDVANQTAVNMEVPAFTCPSTPGDRTMPIYAGWNMGWTTDPAALDPNLTGFETSYQGVRGIHRLQGDPLVSGFDSDCGILNETGSRFADITDGTSNTLLLFEMTGKPSHWLLGKQQPSVTNAQFYAYGPWAGNNGIGIYNWSDDGLSKGCNTCTKYINVDNTASPYGFHPGVVAIVLADGSTRTLAETVDAEIFINLCRKQDGNVVGDY
- a CDS encoding exopolysaccharide biosynthesis protein, whose amino-acid sequence is MPNAPLSTILRRIDSLTKEQETISFGNALDAAGQHSFAPILLTIGLIMMAPGPADIPGVPVVLGVLIVIVAAQILIGRKHVWVPLWIERRKIRSKRVHTMIDHIMPWAQRLDRITKPRYSWLLRHAGGGIVAIACILIALTTPLLEFVPMSANVAGAAIATFALAVLSKDGLLAGVAIFFSVAMVALVAWGLFQ
- a CDS encoding sulfite exporter TauE/SafE family protein; this translates as MSFRSMTKMWPFALWLAVFYCCWLGLVAWGDDWSTVISHWPIAMAMALGSYVAGSTPMGGGTVGFPVLVLWFDMPGSLGRNFGLAVQSIGMVSASIYILNARRPIDWALLRPALLGALIGTPLGAWLVAPYVPDLWIKLTFAVVWCSFGIMHLIKIRELVATEGVSDRWRHLDRWIGLGVGFTGGIIASLTGVGIDMFVYATLVLLYRADLKIAIPTSVVIMAFTSVVGITANVALSRINPSLYYIDPEVYANWLAAAPVVALGAPFGALIVNLISRTPTLLAVSMLCILQFVWTIVQEGLSGLPLLGAIASVLAVNGLFHLLYQCGNNRPILEDLQLDLPGGEPPLDLADAED
- a CDS encoding transaldolase family protein; translated protein: MSTNTHPTGTVTETIHPDTEQAKQIAEFIGRDIRSDDSLRATADGAFWKRINPTETQLWIDSGDITTIDSLWNAQFSGLTTNNSLLNQEIQRGNYDHLVPEAAKLLPGISETARVREIAFILNVRHALKLVDRFQCDVSVELHTDVANDLESTLAYARRCHKVCPENFVVKIPLTPAGLVAIKQLSGEGIRVNCTLGFSARQNYLATQFARPAFVNVFLGRLNSYIEANDLGSGEFIGEKTALASQAAISACSENKPTRRTRQIAASLRDATQLPLLAGIDVITMPPDVARQAMDVLYDPWQSQLQHVHAAELAPNVDRESVSVDKLWDVTDLERQFVGAAAEKQSLTPHQLRQLAVDHGIDDLFPQMTQEQLQTIADEGKVPVHAHWQERIRDGSLAIDSLMTLAGLAAFAADQSQLDRRIREQLA
- a CDS encoding MarR family winged helix-turn-helix transcriptional regulator, which codes for MATPTNSPTSQKVGFDSPEQEVFLQLWRTYDCLKTLEEQLFAQHDLSPQQYNALRLLQQVAPAGMQTMELGRQLISRAPDTTRMLDRLQKRGLVARNRRAENRRVVEIALTEAGHALLAELSGSVLQMHHQQLGHLDASQRGDLIDLLKRARRPHEDSSCDWLEDGT